The Cyclopterus lumpus isolate fCycLum1 chromosome 12, fCycLum1.pri, whole genome shotgun sequence genome window below encodes:
- the cdc37l1 gene encoding hsp90 co-chaperone Cdc37-like 1 — translation MEWLSNGAPVRRDGDSYGGPEGSSGVRPHRQSPSSHVCDCAMASLCQSQHRCVKASIVSSWRLAEAQDQLCSLGVHSSESLEQERARTRACPTELTHTEEEWRRKENMLGCPEPSRSPVLGAVRSWDVFDKSIINVPSQSVEVDKDKCKTFLQKYDQELRHFGMLRRWDDSQRFLADMPQLICDETANYLIRWCMRLQQEGKQALMEQVAHQAVVMQFILEMASNSQQDPRGCFRQFFHKAKEGQDVYLEVFHTELEAFKHRVKEYTVKSRDDATKNVEQQKTGTNCKLDPKEALDSLPPVAEYPVKLCLEAGLWTSTGRWTKDDATETDDILMMETT, via the exons ATGGAGTGGCTGAGTAACGGAGCTCCGGTCCGCCGCGATGGGGACTCCTACGGCGGACCGGAGGGGTCCAGTGGCGTTCGTCCTCACCGGCAG TCACCATCATCGCACGTTTGTGATTGTGCCATGGCGTCACTCTGCCAGAGCCAGCACCGCTGTGTGAAGGCTTCCATCGTCTCCAGCTGGAGACTGGCAGAGGCCCAGGATCAGCTCTGCTCTCTCGGCGTCCATAGCTCCGAGTCCCTGGAGCAGGAACGTGCTCGGACTCGGGCTTGCCCCACCGAACTCACGCACACAGAGGAGGAGTGGCGCCGCAAGGAGAACATGCTGGGATGTCCGGAACCCAGCCGCAGTCCTGTGCTTGGAGCTGTCAGAAGTTGGGACGTTTTTGATAAG AGTATCATCAATGTCCCAAGTCAATCTGTAGAAGTGGATAAGGACAAGTGCAAGACCTTTCTCCAAAAGTATGACCAAGAGCTCAGGCATTTTG GTATGTTGCGGAGATGGGACGACAGTCAGCGGTTCCTCGCAGACATGCCTCAGCTCATTTGTGATGAAACTGCCAACTACTTAATTCGGTGGTGCATGAGACTACAGCAAGAAGGA AAACAAGCACTGATGGAGCAGGTGGCGCACCAAGCTGTAGTCATGCAGTTCATCCTGGAGATGGCATCGAACTCTCAGCAGGATCCTCGAGGCTGCTTCAGGCAGTTCTTCCACAAAGCCAAA GAAGGACAAGACGTCTATTTAGAAGTCTTCCATACAGAGCTTGAGGCCTTCAAACACAGAGTGAAAGAATACACAGTCAAGTCGAGAGATGATGCAACCAAGAATGTCGAACAGCAGAAAACTGGCACAAACTGCAAGCTCGACCCCAAAGAAGCCTTGGACTCTTTACCTCCA GTGGCAGAGTATCCCGTGAAGCTTTGTCTAGAGGCTGGACTGTGGACAAGCACAGGGAGGTGGACAAAGGATGACGCTACAGAAACAGACGATATACTCATGATGGAGACCACCTAG
- the chchd10 gene encoding coiled-coil-helix-coiled-coil-helix domain-containing protein 10, mitochondrial yields MARGSRSRPSAAASPAISHAPAPAHPPPSALAPAPAQSQGPGLMAQIATTAAGVAVGSAMGHVLVSGLSGSTGGSSNEPAKPTNQEPPRSSPAQPGPCHFEVKQFLDCATNQTDLSFCEGFNEALKQCKFSRGVTSLV; encoded by the exons ATGGCCAGAGGAAGCCGCAGCCGTCCCTCAGCTGCAGCCAG TCCAGCTATATCCCATGCTCCGGCCCCCGCTCATCCACCTCCCTCTGCGCTGGCCCCGGCTCCAGCTCAGTCCCAGGGTCCGGGCCTCATGGCCCAGATCGCTACCACAGCTGCTGGGGTGGCAGTCGGCTCGGCGATGGGCCACGTCCTTGTCAGCGGCCTCTCAGGATCAACTGGTGGAAGCAGCAATGAACCAGCCAAGCCTACAAACCAG GAGCCGCCCCGGTCCAGCCCAGCCCAGCCCGGCCCGTGTCACTTTGAGGTCAAACAGTTCCTTGACTGTGCCACCAACCAGACAGACCTGAGTTTCTGTGAGGGCTTCAATGAGGCGCTCAAACAGTGCAAGTTCTCCCGTG gtgtgacatcactggtgtgA
- the nrarpa gene encoding notch-regulated ankyrin repeat-containing protein A, giving the protein MSQADVSTCSAPQRVFQEAVKKGNTKELHSLLQNMTNCEFNVNSFGPEGQTALHQSVIDGNLELVKLLVKFGADIRLANREGWSALHIAAFGGHQDIVLYLITKAKYSSGAR; this is encoded by the coding sequence ATGAGCCAGGCGGATGTGTCGACTTGCTCCGCGCCGCAGAGGGTTTTCCAGGAGGCGGTGAAGAAGGGCAACACCAAGGAGCTGCACTCTTTGCTGCAGAACATGACAAACTGCGAGTTCAACGTCAACTCCTTCGGGCCAGAAGGACAGACGGCCCTCCACCAATCTGTCATTGATGGCAACCTGGAGCTGGTAAAACTGCTGGTGAAGTTTGGCGCAGACATCCGACTGGCCAACAGGGAAGGGTGGAGCGCTTTACACATCGCCGCCTTCGGTGGCCACCAAGACATTGTGCTATACCTCATCACCAAGGCCAAGTACTCCTCTGGCGCCCGGTGA